From the genome of Candidatus Paceibacterota bacterium:
TTTTTGAGTTGAATTATTAAGTCTGAAATTAAATCGGTTGACATAAATATTTTTTAAAATTTGTTAAATTGTGAGCAATTCGAGGCGGGAGGGAGAAGTGCGTCTGAGCTGTAGATGACCTACTGCGAGGATGCCTTCGATCCGAACCAACGATGAAGTGCTCCGATTTTACAAATTTTTTACCATGATGATTTCTTGATACCTGGAATCATTCCCTCGTTAGCAAACTCTCGGAAACAAATTCGGCACATATCGAAATCTCGCATATAGCCGTTCTTTCGTCCGCATCGAAAAC
Proteins encoded in this window:
- a CDS encoding type Z 30S ribosomal protein S14; the encoded protein is MAKTSVVARSKKKPKFASRVVRRCFRCGRKNGYMRDFDMCRICFREFANEGMIPGIKKSSW